One Thiocapsa sp. genomic window, GCCTCGAGCTCTTCGCATCCCTGAGCGAGGGGAACGAGTACCCTTGGCATAATCCACTCCGAAGTTGACCGAGAGCGCCTTGGCGGACGTCACTCGAGGGCACCGACTAGGGAGTGCCCAGCTGGCCGAAAATATTCAATGCCTTCAGAACATTGAGCGCTTCTGCGAGTTGGAAGTCCTCCGCGACGAGCGACCCCTTTTGGGCGGCGTCCTCGGATGCGGATTCCGGGGCCTCGTCCCCGAGGTGACGAACCAGATCGGACTCCTTTAGGTCCGCCACGCCGTTCGCAGCCAGAGGTTTGAACTCCCCGCGCTCGAGCTCGATGTCCGGAGTAATCCCTTGGGCCTGAATCGAACGCCCGGAGGGCGTGAAGTAGCGGGCGGTCGTGAGCTTGAGCGCAGTGGAGTCGTCGATCGGCACGATGGTCTGGACCGAACCTTTGCCGAACGTCTGGTTACCCATGACGATGGCGCGTTTATGGTCCTGTAGGGCACCGGCGACGATCTCGGACGCCGAGGCGCTGCCGCCGTTGACCAGCACGACGATCGGAGCACCGGACAGGATGTCGTCGGGTCCGGCCTGGAACTGGAGCTTGCTGTCTTCCTGACGACCCTCGGTGTAGACGATCAGACCGCCGGTCAGAAAGGCGTCGCTCACCCCGACCGCGCTGTTGAGCACGCCGCCGGGGTTGTTGCGCAGATCGAGCACGAGACCCTTCAGCGCGCCGTCGTTTGCGCCCTTGAGGGCGCCGACCGCCGCGAGCAGGTCCTCGGTGGTCCGCGCTTGAAAATGCGAGACCCGAATGTAGCCGAAGCCGGGCGCGAGTGTGCGGCTGCGCACGCTGGCGACCTGAATGATTGCCCGCTCGAGCGTGACGTCGAACGGAGGCTCGTCGCCGGAACGCATGATGGTCAACGCGATGCTCGTGCCGGGCTCGCCCCGCATCAAGGTCACCGCATCGTTCAGACTCATCCCCTTCACCGGCTTCTGGTCGATACGCACGATGGTATCGCCGCTCTGAAGGCCCGCGCGTTGTGCCGGCGTGTCGTCGATCGGCGCGATCACCTTCACGAAGCCGTCTTCCATTCCGACCTCGATCCCGAGACCGCCGAACTCGCCGCGGGTGCCGACCTGCAAATCCTGAAACTCTTCGTTGTCGAGATAAGCCGAGTGCGGGTCGAGGCCCGCGAGCATGCCACGGATCGCTCCCTCCAGGAGGAACTTGTCCTGGACACCCTCGACGTATTCTTCTTTGATGCGCCCGAAGACCTCGGCAAAGGTTCGAAGCTCGCCGAGCGGGAGCTCACTCGCGGTCTCGACCGTCGTGGTCATGGTCTCGGGGATATCCGGGCTTTCGATCGTCTCGGCGAAGGCGCGATCTCCCGGCGCACCGGGCCAGACAAGACAAATCCCGAGAATCAAGGTCGAGGCAAAAGGTAGGGGTCGGGTCATGGCATGCATCATGGAGTCACGTCGGTTGGAATCGACACGCCGCTCGGCGGGGCGTGCATCGCGCGGCCGGAACCATCCGATCCGCGATTGCGGAACGATGACCTAGCATCGCATGTTTTCGCTGTTTTCGTCAGGTTGATCCGGACGCTTGGTTGCAGGCGGTCGCGCCGAGGGATGGCCTTCGTTGCGGTCTGCGTTGTGATTTGATCGGTTCGGCGCCGACGCGTTCCCGCAGCCCGTAAAGATCGCCCCGACCCGCGCCGGAGATGGATCCCTGCCGAGCCGCTCCGCCGCACCAGCCCACGGGGTCCTCCGGCTTGCCGTTGTGACGAATTGCGAAGTAGAGCACGGGCTCGTCTCGACCGCCGCTGTCGCCGCTCAGAGCGATGACCTCGCCGGTGGCCACCCACTCGCCGGACTCCTTCAGAAGCGCCTCGTTGTGGCCGTAAATCGACATGTAGCCATCACCGTGATCGATCACCAAGAGCAACCCGAACCCACGCAGCCAATCGGCGTGGATCACCCTCCCGTCATGCACGGCGCGCACCTCTTCGCCGTGTCGCGCCGCCAGCAATACGCCGTCCCAGCGCAGCTCCGAATCGGGTTTGAGCGTTCCGAACTCGGCAAGGACCTCCCCGTGTAGTAGAGGCCACGCCAAGCGCCCTCGGCGCTCCGGAAACGGATCACGCCGGATATCGAGCTCGGCACGGATCTGAGCACGCTGACGCAGGTGCTCGACCAAGAGCCGCAGCGCCTCGGCATCCCGCTCGAGGACCTCGAGATTCTCCGTTTGGCCGGCGATGCTGGCTTCCAATCGATCCAAGACTGCGGCGCGTTCTTGCCGCGCGGCCTCCAAGCGAAGCCGCGCCGTCTCTTGGCGGCGTGCGAGATCGATCAGGCGCTCCGCCTCCCGCTCGGCATCGTGGGCCAGGCGCGTGAGCCGCTCGACGCGCGCCTGGATGGCCGTGATCCGACGTAGCTGTTCTCGATTCAGATACGCGAAATACGATAGGATACGGCTCGCTTGAGCGGTATCTTCTTGATTCAAGAGAAGACGTAGGCGATCGGCCCGACCCATGACATAAGCGGTGCGAACCAGGTCCGCCCAGAGCGCGAGCTCCTGCTCGAGAGCGGCGTACTCCTCGAGGTGACGCACCCGCAGCGCCTCCGCGACGCGGGTCTGCTCGGCAACGGCGCGCGCCGACTCCCTGCCGCTGACGGCCGCCTCGGCAACCTCGCGCTCCCGAACCTCGAGGTCCGCGATCAAGGCACGGCGGTCCGCGTGCTGCTCGATGAGCTCCCGACCGACCGACTCGACCTGCCGCTGAATCTCCTGAAGGTCCTTCGCGTGCGTATCCAAGGTCTCGTCGGACGCCGTCTCCGCCGACGCCGCAGCTGCCGACGCCAAGACGCAGGCCAGCGCCAAGCGCGCAACGCGGTGCCCGATCCAATCGAGCGCACGGTGACGCCTGTGATCGAACGGCTCGCGGTGAAGCCGCTCGGGATGTCCTGTTGCGACGGTCCTGGGCACGGCGGTGAGGGAGTGAGTCGTGGTGCGAATCGGTCGTCTGATTATACGCATCGTCCGAGGCCCGATCGGAAACCCTGGAAAGAACCGACAGCCGACCGTGCGGCACCCTCGGCCTTCGGCAGCGCGACCCTCCTCGTCGGGCAAGCTCCGGCTACGGGGTACATGTGCTTCGCACTCTGCCGGAAAGAGTTTATTATTGTATGCTTAACAATTGATGAGACAGGATCCGATGGTGAGCAATCTGAGCCAGCCTTCCCGCCCGGTCCTGAACGACCCGGTCGACAACCCCGACGCGAGCAACCTGTTCGCGGACGATGCCGACATCGAGCGAGCGTCCCGATCGCTGAAAGCCATGTCGCATCCCTTGCGTCTGAAGATCCTCTGTACCCTGGGTGACCAAGAGGTCAGCGTCCAGGAGATCGTGGACCACGTCGGAACCTCGCAGAGCAACATCTCCCAACATCTGGCGATTCTGCGGGACAAGGGCATACTGGCCTCGCGCAAGGATGCCAACCGCGTGTATTACCGGGTGAGCGACGGCAGAACCCTCCAGCTGATCGGGATGATGCGTGAGGTTTTTTGCCAGCACACCCACTGAATCGATGCACTGCGGGATGACGCCCGCGTCCCTCCTCCTTATAATTCGCCACCTTAATCATCCCGAGGGCAGTCGCGGGCAACTGCAGCCCCGGTGTGCTCGACCTCGGGGTCGAGGCGCCGGTCGCGGCGTTCCCGACGTCTCGCCCAATCAATGAGATCGCAGAGCGATGCTGTTAGACCAAATCGTGGAGTTTGTCGGAAGCCACTGGTACCTTTTCGTGGCGTTGTTCGTCATCTTGGGGTTGCTGACCCACAACATCATCGTGGGCGGTAAAGGGAGCGTCGAGCCTTTGGCAGCGACCGAGATGATCAACCACCAGGACGCGGTGGTCATCGACGTTCGTCCGGCGGCCGATTTTGCAAAGGGCCACATCATCAACGCGATCAACGTCCCGATGAACGGATTCAAGAACCAGATCGCCACGCTGACAAAGCACAAGCCCAAACCGATCATCATCAATTGCCGGTCCGGGGCTCAGTCGTCCATGGCCTGTAGCCAACTGCGAAAGGAAGGGTTCGAGCAGGTCTTCAACCTGCACGGCGGCATCATGGCGTGGGAAGCCGCGAGCCTGCCGCTCACGCGCAAAAAACGCTGAGGCGGTCACCCGTCCCCGGTACCGGGATCGACCGCGCCGGCGCCCGACCCCCCGTCTTCGATCCAACCGTCGATCCATCCTTCGATAAGGAACCACAACATGGCCGAGAATGCGCAAAGCAACGACCCCCGCACCCAACCGGAGCGACAGTTCTCCGTCCAACGGGTCTACGTCAAAGACGCGTCATTCGAATCTCCCAATGCGCCGGACATCTTTCGCGGCGAGTGGAAGCCCACGCATGAGCTCAATGTCAGCACCAAGGTCAATCGGATCCAGGACGACCTTTTCGAGGTCGTGCTCTCCGTGACCGTTTCGGCACAGCTCGGGGAGAAGACGGCCTTTATCGTCGAGGTCCAGCAAGCCGGGATCTTCGGCATCGCCGGTTTTGCCGAGCAGGAGATGGGCGCCATGGTCGGTGCCTACTGTCCCAATCTGCTCTTCCCCTACGCCCGCGAGGTCGTCTCCGATCTCGTGTCGAAGGGGAGCTTTCCTCAGCTCGTTCTGCAACACGTCAATTTCGATGCGCTCTTTGCGCAGCATCAACAGGACGCGATGCAGCGCGTCAAGGGCGACGCCGCCGAGCCGCCGAGCCAGCATTGAGCGCGACCATGCCGGCCGATACCCTAGAGGCCGATTCCACGAAGGCCGCAATCGCGGTTCTGGGTGCCGGATCCTGGGGAACGGCTCTCGCCATCCTGCTGTGCCGTAATGGACACCGCGTGCGGCTGTGGGGTCACGAGATCGAGCAGATCGACGCCTTGCGTCGCGATGGCGAGAACCGACTCTTTCTGCCGGGAGTCCCGCTTCCCGACGGACTGTCTGCGACTGCGTCGCTGGACGACGCGCTTGCCGGGGCGAGCGACTGCCTGATCGTGGTTCCGAGTCACGCCTTTCGACGCGTAGCGGAACAAATCGCGCGGCAACTTCCCGCTGCGATGGGCGTGGCTTGGGCGACCAAGGGTCTCGATCCGGCAAGCGGGGAGCTGCTCCACGCCGTGGCCCGGGAAAGCCTCGGCGCCCGCGCGCTCGCGGTGGTGTCCGGGCCCAGCTTTGCTCAGGAGGTCGCGCACGGACTTCCGACCGCCGTGACGGTCGCCTCGTCCGATGCCGCGTTCGCCGAGCGGATTGCACGGCTGCTGCACGGGGAGCGGTTTCGCGCCTATACGAGCTCGGATATCGTCGGTGTCGAGGTGTGCGGAGCCGCCAAGAACGTGCTCGCGATCGCCACCGGGATCGCCGACGGTCTCGGGTTCGGCGCCAATACCCGCGCCGCGCTCATAACGCGTGGGCTTGCCGAGCTAATTCGGGTCGGCACCGCCCTGGGCGGTCGCAAGCAGACCTTCATGGGTCTCGCCGGCATCGGCGATCTGGTCCTGACCTGCACGGACAACCAGTCGCGCAACCGGCGGATGGGTCTTGCGCTTGCTGCCGGCGCGAGCTTGGCCGATGCACAGTCCAAGATCGGCCAAGAGGTCGAAGGTGTCGTGACGGCGCTCGCCATGCATCGGCTCGCGTCGCGCTTGGGCATCGAGATGCCGATCAGCGAGCAGGTCTACCGGGTGCTTTACGAAGGCGTCTCGCCCGAGAGCGCTACCCGCGCCTTGCTCGAGCGCGAGCCGAAGGCGGAGTTCGGCTGAACCGCGTTCTTTGTGACGGCCGCCGTCTCGGGGCATGAGAAGAGCCTCGTCTCGAAAAAGGGCCATGTCGGGATACGGTTTTGGCGCGAACATGGCCATCCTGCCTTGGATCGGTCATGTCGGCGGCGCCTGGTAGCGGCGCGGATCACCCTTCTCGCACGATAGCCCCTTCGAACCCTGTTTGACGCCATGCCTCGAAAGCAACGACCGCAACGGCGTTCGAGAGATTCAGGCTGCGATTGCCCGGACGCATCGGGATATAAAGGCATCGATCGGTCGGGAAGGTGTCGAGCAGGGCTTGCGGGAGACCTCGTGTCTCCGGGCCGAATACAAAGGCGTCGCGCGCTTGATAGTGCGGCGTCGTATAGGCGGTCGAGCCTCGGGCCGTGAGCGCGAAGAGCCGCTGCGGGCGGATCGCCGCAA contains:
- a CDS encoding S41 family peptidase; protein product: MTRPLPFASTLILGICLVWPGAPGDRAFAETIESPDIPETMTTTVETASELPLGELRTFAEVFGRIKEEYVEGVQDKFLLEGAIRGMLAGLDPHSAYLDNEEFQDLQVGTRGEFGGLGIEVGMEDGFVKVIAPIDDTPAQRAGLQSGDTIVRIDQKPVKGMSLNDAVTLMRGEPGTSIALTIMRSGDEPPFDVTLERAIIQVASVRSRTLAPGFGYIRVSHFQARTTEDLLAAVGALKGANDGALKGLVLDLRNNPGGVLNSAVGVSDAFLTGGLIVYTEGRQEDSKLQFQAGPDDILSGAPIVVLVNGGSASASEIVAGALQDHKRAIVMGNQTFGKGSVQTIVPIDDSTALKLTTARYFTPSGRSIQAQGITPDIELERGEFKPLAANGVADLKESDLVRHLGDEAPESASEDAAQKGSLVAEDFQLAEALNVLKALNIFGQLGTP
- a CDS encoding peptidoglycan DD-metalloendopeptidase family protein, which produces MRIIRRPIRTTTHSLTAVPRTVATGHPERLHREPFDHRRHRALDWIGHRVARLALACVLASAAAASAETASDETLDTHAKDLQEIQRQVESVGRELIEQHADRRALIADLEVREREVAEAAVSGRESARAVAEQTRVAEALRVRHLEEYAALEQELALWADLVRTAYVMGRADRLRLLLNQEDTAQASRILSYFAYLNREQLRRITAIQARVERLTRLAHDAEREAERLIDLARRQETARLRLEAARQERAAVLDRLEASIAGQTENLEVLERDAEALRLLVEHLRQRAQIRAELDIRRDPFPERRGRLAWPLLHGEVLAEFGTLKPDSELRWDGVLLAARHGEEVRAVHDGRVIHADWLRGFGLLLVIDHGDGYMSIYGHNEALLKESGEWVATGEVIALSGDSGGRDEPVLYFAIRHNGKPEDPVGWCGGAARQGSISGAGRGDLYGLRERVGAEPIKSQRRPQRRPSLGATACNQASGST
- a CDS encoding helix-turn-helix transcriptional regulator, whose translation is MVSNLSQPSRPVLNDPVDNPDASNLFADDADIERASRSLKAMSHPLRLKILCTLGDQEVSVQEIVDHVGTSQSNISQHLAILRDKGILASRKDANRVYYRVSDGRTLQLIGMMREVFCQHTH
- a CDS encoding rhodanese-like domain-containing protein — its product is MLLDQIVEFVGSHWYLFVALFVILGLLTHNIIVGGKGSVEPLAATEMINHQDAVVIDVRPAADFAKGHIINAINVPMNGFKNQIATLTKHKPKPIIINCRSGAQSSMACSQLRKEGFEQVFNLHGGIMAWEAASLPLTRKKR
- the secB gene encoding protein-export chaperone SecB → MAENAQSNDPRTQPERQFSVQRVYVKDASFESPNAPDIFRGEWKPTHELNVSTKVNRIQDDLFEVVLSVTVSAQLGEKTAFIVEVQQAGIFGIAGFAEQEMGAMVGAYCPNLLFPYAREVVSDLVSKGSFPQLVLQHVNFDALFAQHQQDAMQRVKGDAAEPPSQH
- a CDS encoding NAD(P)H-dependent glycerol-3-phosphate dehydrogenase; the protein is MPADTLEADSTKAAIAVLGAGSWGTALAILLCRNGHRVRLWGHEIEQIDALRRDGENRLFLPGVPLPDGLSATASLDDALAGASDCLIVVPSHAFRRVAEQIARQLPAAMGVAWATKGLDPASGELLHAVARESLGARALAVVSGPSFAQEVAHGLPTAVTVASSDAAFAERIARLLHGERFRAYTSSDIVGVEVCGAAKNVLAIATGIADGLGFGANTRAALITRGLAELIRVGTALGGRKQTFMGLAGIGDLVLTCTDNQSRNRRMGLALAAGASLADAQSKIGQEVEGVVTALAMHRLASRLGIEMPISEQVYRVLYEGVSPESATRALLEREPKAEFG
- a CDS encoding tRNA (cytidine(34)-2'-O)-methyltransferase, which produces MFDVILYEPEIPPNTGNVMRLCANSGLRLNLIEPLGFELEDRLLRRAGLDYREWAEVQVYQTMEACLAAIRPQRLFALTARGSTAYTTPHYQARDAFVFGPETRGLPQALLDTFPTDRCLYIPMRPGNRSLNLSNAVAVVAFEAWRQTGFEGAIVREG